The following coding sequences lie in one Streptomyces xiamenensis genomic window:
- a CDS encoding FMN reductase — MTTPLKLTVITAGLGKPSTTRLLADRLAEATAAHLEENGREVTTRVIELRELAGDIAQHLVTGFPGPALRDALDATTGADGIIAVTPVFNASYSGLFKSYADLLEADLLAGRPVLVGATGGSARHSLVLDHAMRPLFGYLRTVTVPTGVYAASEDWGGGTDPLVDRLPERIRRAGRELAALMAGAPGAGAGGPAPASAPVGEREVIPFAEQLAALRPQR; from the coding sequence ATGACGACCCCGCTGAAGCTGACGGTCATCACGGCGGGCCTCGGCAAGCCGTCCACCACCCGGCTGCTCGCCGACCGGCTGGCCGAGGCAACCGCCGCACACCTGGAGGAGAACGGCCGCGAGGTGACCACCCGGGTCATCGAACTGCGCGAACTCGCCGGTGACATCGCCCAGCACCTGGTCACCGGATTCCCCGGCCCGGCGCTGCGCGACGCGCTCGACGCCACGACGGGGGCGGACGGCATCATCGCCGTCACCCCGGTCTTCAACGCCTCCTACAGCGGACTGTTCAAGTCCTACGCCGACCTTCTGGAAGCCGACCTGCTGGCGGGTCGCCCCGTCCTGGTCGGCGCCACCGGCGGCAGCGCCCGGCACTCGCTCGTGCTGGACCACGCCATGCGCCCGCTGTTCGGCTACCTGCGGACGGTCACCGTACCGACCGGGGTGTACGCGGCGTCCGAGGACTGGGGCGGCGGCACCGACCCGCTCGTGGACCGGCTCCCCGAACGCATCCGGCGCGCCGGCCGCGAACTCGCCGCACTCATGGCGGGCGCGCCGGGAGCCGGTGCCGGCGGTCCGGCCCCCGCGTCGGCGCCGGTCGGGGAGCGGGAGGTCATCCCCTTCGCCGAACAACTGGCGGCGCTGCGCCCCCAGCGCTGA